CTCTCCGATCACCGCGAGCTTTCCTTTGGCCTGGCCTATGGCGTCGTGATCAAGGAGCTGCGTCTTCTCTCCCGCGCCGTATTCGTCGTAGACGCCAACGACAAGGTGGTTTACGCAGAATACGTGCCGGCTGTCGGCGAGCATCCGAACTACGAAGCGGCCATTGAGGCTGCCAAAGCAGCGAAGTAAGATTTTCTTGATTCGTCCACTGTCAAATCGAAGCCCCCTTCCCGGTGAAGGGGGTTTTTTTCGTGCCAAGGTGCTTCCAACCATTGACTTCATTTCCCTGCTTTCAGGACGCAAAGACTCGTTTTTGCTATACTATCAGCAGATATACACGACAGAAGGTGCAAACATTCATGCTGGAAGAGCTTTTGAGAATAAAGGCGGAGAAACGGCACGCAGGCATGACGATCAGGGATGTGCTGCAGAGAGATTACGGAGTATCCCGCCGGCTGCTGGTGAGGGCCAAGTACCAGGGAGAAATCAGCCGCAACGGCATCCCGGTATACGTGACGGAGCAGCTGGAGGCAGGAGATGTCGTCCGCGTCCTCGTGCCGGCGGAAGAAGAGATGCTGGCCCCGGAGCCGATGGATTTGGCAATTCGCCACGAGGACGAGGATATTCTCGTGATCGCCAAGCCAGCGGGCTTGGTCGTCCATCCGACAGGCAATCACACAGGCCATACGCTGGCCAATGGCGTGGCGTATTATTGGCAGCAGCGGGGAGAGCAGCGGCGATTTCGTCCGGTGAATCGGCTCGACAAAGACACATCGGGCCTGATGATCGTCGCGAAAAATCAGTGGGCGCACGAACAGTTCAGCAGACTGCAAAAGGAAGGGGAGCTGCACCGCTTCTATCTGGCCATCACC
This sequence is a window from Brevibacillus composti. Protein-coding genes within it:
- a CDS encoding RluA family pseudouridine synthase, producing the protein MLEELLRIKAEKRHAGMTIRDVLQRDYGVSRRLLVRAKYQGEISRNGIPVYVTEQLEAGDVVRVLVPAEEEMLAPEPMDLAIRHEDEDILVIAKPAGLVVHPTGNHTGHTLANGVAYYWQQRGEQRRFRPVNRLDKDTSGLMIVAKNQWAHEQFSRLQKEGELHRFYLAITEGVWDETEGVIDEPIGLRDDSIIAREVRPDGQRAVTHFAVRERGRGMTLVELKLETGRTHQIRVHLSHRGCPLAGDDLYGGGRTWIGRQALHAARLRFVHPRTGEQLEWREPLPDDMMRLVRQFFPAGAQAYLGESL